A window from Catalinimonas alkaloidigena encodes these proteins:
- the uxaC gene encoding glucuronate isomerase: MDTTLHPAFLDEDFLLHTETARALFHDFAKEQPIIDYHCHLPPEEVAKNRQFKNLTQIWLAGDHYKWRAMRANGIDERYCTGDADDYAKFEKWAETVPYTMRNPLYHWTHMELKRPFGVERILKPETARSIYDACTEKLQTPEFRARGIMEYFDVRVVCTTDDPADSLDYHKQVREDGFGTKMLPTFRADKAMAVENAEAYNAYLEKLSAAAGMDIQSYDDLLETLKKRHDFFAEMGGKLSDHGLEQIYADDYTDAEARQLFSKVRGGQSLSKEEIGKLKSAILFELALLDHSKGWTQQFHLGALRNNNQRMMRTLGPDTGFDSIGDFSQAQAMSKFFSRLDNNDQLAKTIVYNLNPSDNYMFATMMGNFNDGSIAGKMQFGSGWWFLDQKEAMEWQMNALSHLGLLSRFVGMLTDSRSFLSYPRHDYFRRILCNLLGDDVEAGLLPASEINWIGQLVERVCYKNANEFFGF; encoded by the coding sequence CACGGGCGCTGTTTCACGACTTTGCCAAGGAGCAGCCCATCATTGACTACCACTGCCACCTGCCGCCCGAAGAAGTGGCCAAAAACCGGCAGTTCAAGAACCTGACGCAGATCTGGCTGGCGGGTGACCACTACAAGTGGCGGGCCATGCGGGCCAATGGGATCGACGAGCGCTATTGCACTGGCGATGCCGACGACTACGCCAAGTTCGAAAAGTGGGCCGAGACCGTTCCCTACACGATGCGCAACCCGCTCTACCACTGGACGCACATGGAACTGAAGCGTCCGTTTGGCGTAGAACGCATCCTGAAGCCCGAAACGGCGCGGAGCATCTACGACGCGTGTACCGAAAAGCTCCAGACGCCGGAATTCCGCGCGCGGGGTATCATGGAATACTTCGACGTGCGGGTGGTGTGCACGACCGACGATCCGGCCGACTCGCTCGACTACCACAAGCAGGTGAGGGAAGACGGTTTCGGCACCAAAATGCTGCCTACGTTCCGGGCCGATAAAGCAATGGCGGTCGAAAATGCCGAGGCTTACAACGCCTACCTCGAAAAGCTGAGCGCCGCCGCCGGAATGGACATCCAGTCGTACGACGATCTGCTGGAAACCCTCAAAAAGCGGCACGACTTCTTTGCCGAAATGGGCGGAAAACTATCCGACCACGGTCTGGAGCAGATCTATGCCGACGACTACACCGATGCCGAAGCGCGGCAGTTGTTCAGCAAAGTGCGTGGCGGACAGTCGCTCTCGAAAGAGGAGATCGGCAAGTTGAAATCGGCCATCCTGTTCGAACTGGCGCTGCTCGACCACAGCAAAGGCTGGACGCAGCAGTTCCACCTCGGCGCGCTGCGGAACAACAACCAGCGCATGATGCGCACGCTCGGACCCGACACCGGCTTCGATTCCATCGGCGATTTTTCACAGGCGCAGGCGATGTCGAAATTCTTCTCGCGGCTGGACAACAACGACCAACTGGCCAAGACCATTGTTTACAACCTGAACCCGTCGGACAATTACATGTTCGCCACGATGATGGGCAATTTCAACGATGGGTCCATCGCCGGCAAGATGCAGTTCGGCTCGGGCTGGTGGTTCCTCGATCAGAAGGAGGCCATGGAGTGGCAGATGAACGCCCTCTCGCACCTCGGACTGCTGAGCCGCTTCGTCGGAATGCTGACCGATTCGCGCAGCTTCCTTTCGTACCCGCGGCACGACTACTTCCGCCGCATCCTCTGCAACCTGTTGGGCGACGACGTGGAAGCGGGCCTGTTGCCTGCCTCCGAAATCAACTGGATCGGCCAACTGGTCGAGCGCGTCTGTTACAAAAACGCCAACGAGTTCTTTGGATTTTAG